The genomic segment CACCGCTCGTCTTCCCTCCGGACACGGCGGCACGGCGAGCGCTTTCTGAGCGGCACCGAGGCTGCGCCGGGGCTGTCGTCAGGCCCCTGACCCCCTCGCAATCCGGGCGCGTCGCGCCCGGCCGATGAACCGAATCCATTCCATCTCAGGCCGACTGCCGCGCCGGGTACGGTGACCGCCGAAAACCGCGCGAAAGCACGCGTGCGCGCCGGCACACGGCCATGAGGGATTAGTCCGCTGGGGTGTCGCTTTTTTGAGGCACCCGCCCGCAATCCGACGACGCGGTGCGGTAAGCCCTGTCGTCGGTAACGCAAGCTCGGCTACTCTCGGGCACGAGGCGGGCTAGCCATTCCATCGCATGGGTGTGCATGCGGCATCCCTGTCGCGACCCTCACGGTGCGGGTCGTCCTGCAGATGTCCTCCGGGGCATCTGCTGAGGCGACGCACCGGAGCGGACACGGCAGTGCGGCGGGACGGCATATCGAGAAACCGCAAGGGCTGATCGACGTGAAAGAACGGAACCCTGCGGCGCGGTCCGCGCTTCGGCTGGCTGGCGCCGTCGTCTCGGCACTGGCTGTCGCAAGTCCGGCGGCTGCCGAGACCCTCGAGAGCGCGTTGTCCCGCGCCTATCAGGCCAACCCGGCGCTGAACGCGGCGCGGGCGAACCTGCGCGCGACCGACGAGGATGTGAATCGCTTCCAGGCCGGCTACCGACCGAACGCCGCGCTTTCGGCTGACATCGGCATCCAGCAATTCCAGGGTAAGATCGGCGGCGTCGGCGCGAGCGGGCCGATCAATCTCACGACTCGCCCGGGCGGCGCCGGCCTGACCATCAACCAGAACGTCTTCGACGGCTTTCAGACCGACAACCGGGTGCGCGCGGCCGAATCGACTGTGCTCAGCACGCGGGAAGGCCTGCGCCAGACCGAGATGAACACGCTGTTCAATGCCGCTCAGGCCTACATGAACGTCCTGAGCGACACGGCGACGTTGGAGCTTCAGCGCAACAACGTCGAGGTGCTCGAAGAGCAGCTCCGTCAGACTCGCGACCGCTTCAATGTCGGCGAGGTGACCCGCACCGACGTCGCCCAGGCCGAAGCACGCCTCGCCGGCGCCCGCTCCCAGGTGAGCGCGGCGGAGGCGGCCCTGCGTGCCTCGATCGGTATCTTCCGGCAGATCGTCGGCGTCGAACCGCGCCAGCTCGCCCCTGGGCGCCCGCTCGACCGCTACGTGCCGGCCTCACTCGATCAGGCGATTCTCATCGGCCTGAAGGAGCATCCGCAGATCCTGGCCTCGCTGCACGCCGTGGACGTGGCGGAGCTGCAGGTGAAGGTGAACGAAGGCGCGCTCTATCCGCAGGCCCAGATCACCGGGGCGGTGCAGCAGCGGTACGATCAGCAGTTCCCCGGCGACAACGGCGTCACCGCCTCGATCGTCGGACGGGTCAACATTCCGCTCTATCAGGGTGGCGCCGAATACGCCGCGATCCGGCAGGCCAAGGAGAATGTCGGGCGCGCCCGCCTCGTCGCCGACCAGGACCGCGACACCATCCGCGCCTCGATCGTGCGGACCTGGGGCAATCTCGAAGCCTCGAAGGCGCAGGTGATCGCCTCGCAGGCGCAGGTTCAGGCCAACGAGGTGGCGCTGAACGGCGTGCGTGAGGAGGCTCGCGTCGGCCAGCGCACCACCCTCGACGTGCTGAACGCGCAGCAGGAACTGCTCTCCGCGCGCGTCGCCCTGATCCGCGCCCAGCGCGACCGCGTGGTGAACTCCTACGATGTCGTCCAGGCCGTCGGCCGGCTCACCGTCCGCTTCACCAGCCTGCCGGTCACCCCGTACAGCGCCCGCGAACATCTCGATCAGGTGCGCGATCTCTGGTTCGGCCTGCGCACCCCCGACGGGCGCTGACGGCCTCGCCGCGGACGACGTTTTCCTGTTGGCCGGCGGCGGACCATGGTTGATGCCGGGCAAGGCGATGCAATAGTTCGTTAACCAAGTCATCGTCTTGTCAATCGTCACCGAGTATCGTCCCGATGAGCGCAGCGAGCCCTAAGGTTCAGGACAAGACGCAGGAGCCCTCCATGGAGGAGATCCTGGCTTCGATCCGCCGCATCATTGCCGACGACCAAGCTCCCAAGTCTGTCGAGGCCGAAGCGCCGCCCGCGCCGGCCCCCGCACCGCCGCCGGACGACGACGTGCTCGATCTCGCCGAAGTGGCAGAGCCGGTGCGCAAGCCCGAGCCCGTTGCCTTCGACATCCCCGAAATCGATTTCCGCATGCCGGATTTCGACCCGGAGCCGGAGCCCGATTTGGAGCCCCCGGCGGCAGCCAAGCCGGACCCCTTCGACTTTGCCCCCGAGCCGCCTCCCGCCCCGAGAGTGACCGATCGGGTCCGCGCGGCGGTCGAGGAAGAGGTGACGGAACGGCTCGTCTCGTCCAGCACCGGCGAGAGTGTCGGTCAGAACTTCCAGCTCCTCGCCCACACAGTGCTGTCGCAGAACGCCCGCACGCTCGAGGATCTCGTCAAGGACATGCTGCGGCCGATGCTGAAGAGCTGGCTCGACGAGAACCTTCCGCACATGGTCGAGCGGCTGGTGCGCATCGAGATCGAGCGGGTCGCCCGCGGGCGGTAAGCCGTTCGGCCCTCGATCACGGGGTGATTGCACCACGACACTTGCAGAGCCGTCGATCGAAGCCGCTTGGGCGGCTTCGCGGCGCGAAGAGCGCCGCGCGGAGCGTGCTTTTCGGGGCATGAGCCCCGGAAAGCATCGAGCGGAGCGGCAGCCTGAGGCCGCGGAGGCGGCCGCCGGCGCTTGAGGCTAGAAGAAAACCAGGGTGATCGCTTCAAGCGATTGCCCGCGGCACTGACGGGCCGATGGTTGACGACGGCCCCGCGGCGGGCCGATAGCGGCGGCGACATCTTTTAGAACGCCGCCTCGAAAAGCCCGCCCCGCCCATGATGGACAAGACCTTCGACCCCGCCGCCGTCGAGGCGCGCGTCTCCGCGGCCTGGGAAGAGGGCCAGGCCTTCCGCGCCGGCCGCCCCGAGCGGGCCGGCGCCGAGCCCTTCAGCATTGTGATCCCGCCGCCGAACGTGACGGGCTCGCTGCATATGGGCCACGCGCTCAACAACACGATCCAGGACATCCTCGTCCGCTTCGAGCGGATGCGGGGCAAGGACGTGCTGTGGCAGCCGGGCACGGACCACGCCGGCATCGCTACGCAGATGGTGGTCGAGCGCAAGCTGATGGAGACGCAGCAGCCGGGCCGCCGCGAGCTGGGACGCGAGGAATTCCTGCGCCGGGTCTGGGCCTGGAAGGAGGAATCCGGCGGCACGATCATCGGCCAGCTCAAGCGGCTCGGTGCCTCCTGCGACTGGTCGCGGGAGCGCTTCACCATGGATGAGGGCCTGAGCCGCGCCGTGCTCAAGACCTTCGTCGATCTGCACGCGCAGGGGCTGATCTACCGCGACAAGCGCCTCGTGAACTGGGACCCGAAGTTCCAGACCGCGATCTCGGACCTCGAAGTCCAGCAGATCGAGGTGAAGGGCCATCTCTGGCACTTCGACTACCCCGTTGTGGACGAGGCCGGCACGCCGACGGGTGCGATCATCACCGTAGCGACGACCCGCCCCGAAACGATGCTCGGCGACACGGCGGTCGCCGTCCATCCGGACGACGAGCGCTACCGCGACCTCGTCGGACAGCGCGTGCGTCTTCCTCTAGTCAACCGGCTGATCCCGATCGTCGCCGACGTCTATTCCGATCCGGAGAAGGGCACCGGCGCGGTCAAGATCACCCCGGCCCACGACTTCAACGACTTCGAGGTCGGGCGCCGCAATGGCTGCCGCCCGATCAACGTCCTCGATGCCGAGGCGCGGATCCAGATCGCCGGCAACGCCGATTTCCTCGACGGCGCCGAGCCGGAGGACGCCGCGCTGGCGCTCGACGGCCTCGACCGGTTCGAGGCCCGCAAGCGCGTCGTCGCCCTGATGGAGGAGCGCGGCCTGCTGCGTCTGGTCGAGCC from the Methylorubrum extorquens genome contains:
- a CDS encoding conserved protein of unknown function (Evidence 4 : Unknown function but conserved in other organisms), which encodes MEEILASIRRIIADDQAPKSVEAEAPPAPAPAPPPDDDVLDLAEVAEPVRKPEPVAFDIPEIDFRMPDFDPEPEPDLEPPAAAKPDPFDFAPEPPPAPRVTDRVRAAVEEEVTERLVSSSTGESVGQNFQLLAHTVLSQNARTLEDLVKDMLRPMLKSWLDENLPHMVERLVRIEIERVARGR
- a CDS encoding putative RND efflux transporter, OMP subunit (Evidence 3 : Putative function from multiple computational evidences; Product type t : transporter); translation: MSRAYQANPALNAARANLRATDEDVNRFQAGYRPNAALSADIGIQQFQGKIGGVGASGPINLTTRPGGAGLTINQNVFDGFQTDNRVRAAESTVLSTREGLRQTEMNTLFNAAQAYMNVLSDTATLELQRNNVEVLEEQLRQTRDRFNVGEVTRTDVAQAEARLAGARSQVSAAEAALRASIGIFRQIVGVEPRQLAPGRPLDRYVPASLDQAILIGLKEHPQILASLHAVDVAELQVKVNEGALYPQAQITGAVQQRYDQQFPGDNGVTASIVGRVNIPLYQGGAEYAAIRQAKENVGRARLVADQDRDTIRASIVRTWGNLEASKAQVIASQAQVQANEVALNGVREEARVGQRTTLDVLNAQQELLSARVALIRAQRDRVVNSYDVVQAVGRLTVRFTSLPVTPYSAREHLDQVRDLWFGLRTPDGR